Proteins found in one Chthonomonadales bacterium genomic segment:
- the hoxE gene encoding bidirectional hydrogenase complex protein HoxE, whose translation MESTVVAREKPRAAGGAKQHPSGDNRFKMLEATMKRHQYQADALIEVLHTAQELFGYLEEDLLIYVAHSLKVPPSRVFGVATFYHFFSLKPKGLHTCVVCMGTACYVKGAANVVTAIETMAGVRSGETTGDGKLSLLTARCLGACGIAPAVVLDGAVTGRQTPDTVTQLVKGWLE comes from the coding sequence ATGGAATCCACCGTTGTCGCCCGGGAGAAACCTCGAGCCGCCGGGGGAGCGAAGCAGCATCCGAGCGGCGACAACCGCTTCAAGATGCTCGAAGCCACGATGAAGCGGCACCAGTACCAGGCTGACGCGCTGATCGAGGTCCTGCACACGGCGCAGGAGCTCTTCGGCTACCTGGAAGAAGACCTGCTGATCTACGTCGCGCACAGCCTCAAGGTCCCGCCGAGCCGGGTGTTTGGCGTTGCCACGTTCTACCACTTCTTCTCGCTGAAGCCCAAGGGCCTCCACACCTGCGTGGTCTGCATGGGCACCGCCTGCTACGTTAAGGGCGCGGCGAACGTCGTGACCGCGATCGAGACCATGGCCGGTGTGCGCTCCGGCGAGACGACCGGCGACGGCAAGCTGTCACTGCTCACAGCGCGGTGTCTCGGCGCGTGCGGCATCGCTCCGGCCGTCGTGCTCGACGGCGCGGTTACCGGCCGCCAGACGCCCGACACGGTCACGCAACTGGTGAAAGGGTGGCTTGAGTAA
- a CDS encoding zinc ribbon domain-containing protein, producing the protein MNCSHCQAEIPAHAQFCMRCGAPAPARPASGGPLPVAPLPVPSGGRGRAARIAAALAVLAAVASWIVWARWPRADVVKARGAVANPGPLTERSGRVADAGPLAERGGIVAPAPPKPIDVIDYLQFLKDIERQRVLLVRRQLGEVLAMSTRITAGNLTAQMEGDESQISGAQRQVYDEFQQSLGRWSGDWQQLSAAFLAKPAPGSCAGLRDAYLDLLGKTAGAIAQVGGSLSQALGGDPQSALQTLSGMQGSGLGSASQQVADACRAADEALAAVCDRFGIRKDFDIRDEAGGGNLLGR; encoded by the coding sequence ATGAACTGCAGCCACTGCCAGGCGGAGATACCGGCCCACGCGCAGTTCTGCATGCGCTGCGGCGCGCCGGCGCCCGCCCGGCCGGCGTCCGGCGGGCCCCTCCCCGTGGCGCCGCTCCCGGTGCCCTCCGGCGGCCGCGGCCGCGCCGCGCGTATAGCGGCGGCTCTGGCCGTCCTGGCCGCCGTAGCCAGCTGGATCGTGTGGGCGCGATGGCCGCGCGCGGACGTGGTGAAGGCGCGTGGCGCGGTGGCGAACCCTGGCCCGCTCACCGAGCGCTCCGGTCGCGTGGCGGACGCGGGGCCGCTCGCCGAGCGCGGCGGCATCGTGGCGCCTGCCCCTCCGAAGCCGATCGACGTCATCGACTACCTCCAGTTCCTGAAGGACATCGAACGCCAGCGCGTCCTGCTCGTGCGGCGGCAACTGGGCGAGGTGCTGGCGATGAGCACGAGGATCACTGCAGGCAACCTCACCGCGCAGATGGAGGGAGACGAAAGCCAGATATCGGGGGCCCAGCGGCAGGTCTATGACGAGTTCCAGCAGTCGCTGGGGCGCTGGAGCGGCGACTGGCAGCAACTCTCGGCCGCCTTCCTGGCGAAGCCGGCGCCGGGCTCCTGTGCCGGACTGCGCGACGCCTACCTTGACCTGCTCGGCAAGACGGCAGGCGCCATCGCCCAGGTTGGCGGCAGCCTGAGCCAGGCCCTGGGCGGCGACCCGCAGAGCGCTCTCCAGACGCTGAGCGGGATGCAGGGCTCCGGCCTCGGCTCGGCCTCGCAGCAGGTGGCGGACGCTTGCCGCGCGGCGGACGAAGCGCTGGCCGCCGTGTGCGACAGGTTCGGTATCCGCAAGGACTTCGACATCCGCGATGAGGCGGGCGGCGGCAACCTTCTGGGCCGATAG
- a CDS encoding response regulator has translation MPAVLVIDDEPNFSHIISTKLRRAGFAVETVRDAAGALRSLLQQSSDLVLLDLRLPDADALDALPRLRAAAGNVPFLLMTAYEEEPLRARALLAGAEEVFFKPFDLDHLVQAVRRYVTLGHRFGTIHMGQAVVLQLEGTGERRETAARVTYRNGDRFAVDPERSVRLGIGDTATVQVGGEDGLYHFRTRVLAADESGSVVLAQPATIHRRQRRRYVRAPLVTEVRVRVERETEGDVAAAPDVFSAMARDVGEGGMALVALRPVPEGAPVTLAWSFPNEDPPITVAARGTVVRSETADGAGDEPVCRAAVRFQKLSPAAALRVRAHVDAARSG, from the coding sequence ATGCCAGCAGTATTGGTCATCGACGACGAGCCGAACTTCTCGCACATCATCTCCACCAAGCTTCGGCGGGCAGGCTTCGCCGTCGAGACGGTGCGAGACGCCGCGGGCGCGCTCCGGTCACTGCTCCAACAATCCTCCGACCTGGTCCTGCTCGATCTGCGCCTGCCCGATGCCGACGCCCTCGACGCCCTGCCGCGCCTGCGCGCGGCCGCCGGCAACGTGCCGTTCCTCCTCATGACCGCCTATGAGGAGGAGCCGCTACGGGCACGGGCCCTCCTCGCCGGCGCCGAAGAGGTGTTCTTCAAGCCGTTCGACCTCGACCACCTTGTGCAGGCCGTGCGGCGCTACGTGACCCTGGGCCACCGGTTCGGCACCATCCACATGGGGCAAGCGGTCGTTCTCCAGCTTGAGGGCACAGGGGAGAGGCGCGAGACAGCTGCTCGCGTCACCTACCGAAACGGCGACCGGTTCGCGGTGGACCCGGAGCGCTCGGTGCGCCTCGGGATCGGCGACACCGCCACGGTGCAGGTGGGCGGCGAGGACGGGCTCTACCACTTCCGCACGCGCGTGCTCGCCGCCGACGAGTCCGGCAGCGTGGTGCTCGCGCAACCCGCAACGATCCATCGCCGCCAGCGTCGGCGCTACGTGCGAGCGCCACTGGTGACGGAGGTCCGCGTGCGGGTCGAGCGCGAGACGGAGGGCGACGTCGCGGCCGCGCCGGACGTGTTCAGCGCGATGGCCCGCGATGTGGGAGAGGGTGGCATGGCGCTCGTGGCGCTCCGCCCGGTGCCCGAGGGCGCGCCGGTCACTCTGGCGTGGTCCTTCCCGAACGAGGATCCGCCGATCACGGTGGCTGCGCGCGGCACCGTGGTCCGCAGCGAGACGGCCGACGGCGCGGGCGACGAGCCGGTATGTCGGGCCGCCGTGCGTTTCCAGAAGCTCAGCCCGGCCGCCGCCCTGCGCGTCCGCGCCCATGTCGACGCTGCCCGCTCCGGTTGA
- a CDS encoding sigma-54-dependent Fis family transcriptional regulator: MKKDASSSAQTVLIADDEPNIRRVLEALLTRSGYNVLVAENGKKALALAASQDVDLLLTDLIMPDMNGVELLRSVKGSAPDCAAILITAYGTIKTAVEAIKLGADNYLTKPFELDEVLALVRQALENRDQAPPRPTSRPRRAVGGVEQMVGVSPQMQELFQVVQRAADSRATVLVRGESGTGKELIARALHHHSDRAEQPFIAISCAALPETLLESELFGHEKNAFTGAAAQKLGRFELANHGTLFMDEVADIPPALQVKLLRAIQEREFERIGGTKTVRVDVRLIAATNRDVERAVAEGTFRDDLYYRLHVIQITVPPLRDRRDDILPLAEHFLARFSRENRRHIRTLTPAAADLLTRYRYPGNVRELENAIERAVVMADRDATELDPSLLPPTIQRFAAEPS; this comes from the coding sequence ATGAAGAAAGACGCCTCATCGAGCGCGCAGACTGTGCTGATCGCCGACGATGAGCCCAATATCCGCCGTGTGCTGGAAGCCCTGCTGACCCGGTCCGGTTACAATGTGCTCGTCGCCGAGAACGGCAAGAAGGCCCTTGCCCTGGCCGCCTCCCAAGACGTCGACCTGCTGCTGACCGACCTGATCATGCCGGACATGAACGGAGTCGAGCTCCTGCGAAGCGTGAAGGGGAGCGCGCCCGACTGTGCCGCCATCCTGATCACCGCCTATGGCACGATCAAGACAGCCGTCGAGGCCATCAAACTCGGCGCGGACAACTACCTGACGAAGCCGTTCGAGCTTGACGAGGTCCTTGCGCTGGTCCGCCAGGCGCTCGAGAACCGTGATCAGGCCCCGCCACGACCGACCTCACGCCCTCGCCGAGCGGTGGGCGGCGTCGAGCAGATGGTGGGGGTCAGCCCGCAGATGCAGGAGTTGTTCCAGGTGGTTCAGCGCGCCGCCGACAGCCGGGCTACGGTGCTGGTGCGCGGCGAGAGCGGCACGGGCAAGGAGTTGATCGCCCGTGCGCTCCACCACCATTCGGACCGAGCGGAGCAACCGTTCATCGCCATCTCATGCGCGGCCCTGCCCGAAACGCTCCTCGAGAGCGAGCTCTTCGGCCATGAGAAGAACGCTTTCACCGGCGCCGCCGCCCAGAAGCTTGGCCGGTTCGAGCTCGCCAACCACGGCACGCTCTTCATGGACGAGGTCGCCGACATACCGCCCGCGCTCCAGGTTAAGCTCCTGCGCGCCATCCAGGAGCGGGAGTTCGAGCGGATCGGCGGAACGAAAACGGTGCGCGTCGACGTCCGACTGATCGCCGCCACGAACCGCGACGTGGAGCGCGCGGTGGCCGAGGGCACCTTCCGCGACGACCTCTACTACCGTCTGCATGTGATTCAGATCACGGTCCCCCCCCTGCGCGACCGCCGCGACGACATCCTCCCGCTCGCCGAGCACTTCCTCGCCAGGTTCAGCCGCGAAAACCGCCGCCACATCCGGACGCTGACGCCGGCCGCCGCGGATCTGCTGACGCGCTACCGCTACCCCGGCAATGTGCGCGAGCTGGAGAACGCCATCGAGCGGGCCGTCGTGATGGCCGACCGGGATGCCACCGAGCTAGATCCGAGTCTGCTGCCGCCCACCATCCAGCGCTTTGCGGCCGAGCCGTCCTAG